From the Amycolatopsis thermoflava N1165 genome, one window contains:
- a CDS encoding cytochrome P450 gives MTTTERPDLAWLDEVTMTQLERNPYEVYERLRAEAPLAFVPVLGSYVASTAEVCREVATSPDFEAVITPAGGRTFGHPAIIGVNGDIHADLRSMVEPALQPAEVDRWIDDLVRPIARRYLERFENDGHAELVAQYCEPVSVRSLGDLLGLQEVDSDKLREWFAKLNRSFTNAAVDENGEFANPEGFAEGDQAKAEIRAVVDPLIDRWIEHPDDSAISHWLHDGMPPGQTRDREYIYPTIYVYLLGAMQEPGHGMASTLVGLFSRPEQLEEVVDDPTLIPRAIAEGLRWTSPIWSATARISTKPVTIAGVDLPAGTPVMLSYGSANHDTGKYEAPSQYDLHRPPLPHLAFGAGNHACAGIYFANHVMRIALEELFEAIPNLERDTREGVEFWGWGFRGPTSLHVTWEV, from the coding sequence ATGACGACGACCGAACGGCCCGATCTCGCCTGGCTCGACGAGGTCACCATGACCCAGCTCGAGCGCAACCCGTACGAGGTGTACGAGCGGCTGCGCGCGGAGGCGCCGCTGGCCTTCGTGCCGGTTCTGGGGTCCTACGTCGCCTCGACCGCCGAGGTCTGCCGCGAGGTCGCGACCAGCCCGGACTTCGAGGCCGTAATCACCCCGGCCGGCGGCCGCACCTTCGGGCACCCGGCGATCATCGGCGTCAACGGCGACATCCACGCCGACCTGCGCTCCATGGTCGAGCCCGCCCTGCAGCCCGCCGAGGTGGACCGCTGGATCGACGACCTGGTGCGGCCCATCGCGCGCCGCTACCTGGAGCGGTTCGAGAACGACGGGCACGCCGAACTGGTGGCGCAGTACTGCGAGCCGGTCAGCGTCCGCTCGCTCGGCGACCTGCTCGGCCTGCAGGAGGTCGACTCGGACAAGCTGCGCGAGTGGTTCGCCAAGCTGAACCGCTCCTTCACCAACGCCGCCGTCGACGAGAACGGCGAGTTCGCCAACCCCGAGGGCTTCGCCGAGGGCGACCAGGCCAAGGCCGAGATCCGCGCCGTGGTCGACCCGCTGATCGACAGGTGGATCGAGCACCCCGACGACAGCGCCATCTCGCACTGGCTGCACGACGGCATGCCGCCCGGCCAGACCCGCGACCGCGAGTACATCTACCCGACGATCTACGTGTACCTGCTCGGCGCGATGCAGGAGCCCGGCCACGGCATGGCGTCCACCCTGGTCGGCCTGTTCAGCAGGCCCGAGCAGCTGGAAGAGGTCGTCGACGACCCCACGCTGATCCCGCGGGCGATCGCGGAGGGCCTGCGGTGGACCTCGCCGATCTGGTCGGCCACCGCCCGCATCTCCACCAAACCGGTGACCATCGCCGGCGTCGACCTCCCCGCAGGCACCCCGGTGATGCTGTCCTACGGCTCGGCCAACCACGACACCGGCAAGTACGAGGCGCCCTCGCAGTACGACCTGCACCGCCCGCCGCTGCCGCACCTCGCCTTCGGCGCGGGCAACCACGCGTGCGCGGGCATCTACTTCGCCAACCACGTCATGCGCATCGCGCTGGAGGAGCTGTTCGAGGCCATCCCGAACCTGGAGCGCGACACCCGCGAGGGCGTCGAGTTCTGGGGCTGGGGCTTCCGCGGCCCCACCTCGCTGCACGTCACCTGGGAGGTGTGA
- a CDS encoding AraC family transcriptional regulator yields the protein MPARRSAPPRDWHQASRKVAEAYFPHELQPLGGGRDPRLTLRTLDLGPVLVGHVGWGADVRVACDYPGAYEINMPLTGHLESRGRYGPVVSVSGQATVFRADTPSLISHWDATCTVLGVKFDSAWLDREAERVLGGDRVTLRGELPDQLDLAAGQGRAWRQLVGSLAANLHEPGLLGDVVRDQLAGALAASFLLAGCPEAGAGPAPRPRAINRVLDQLHDDPGRPWTAGDMAEVAGTSVRRLQEGFRQWVGCSPTEYLLGIRLQRADADLAASGSTVSEVAARWGFSSASRFAAAYRRRYGVPPAQAHR from the coding sequence ATGCCCGCACGGCGTAGTGCGCCGCCCCGGGACTGGCACCAGGCGTCCCGGAAGGTGGCGGAGGCGTATTTCCCGCACGAGCTGCAGCCGCTCGGCGGCGGCCGCGATCCGCGCCTGACGCTGCGCACGCTCGACCTCGGGCCGGTGCTGGTGGGGCACGTCGGGTGGGGCGCCGATGTGCGGGTCGCGTGCGACTACCCCGGCGCCTATGAGATCAACATGCCGCTGACCGGGCACCTGGAGAGCCGGGGCAGGTACGGGCCGGTGGTGTCGGTGTCCGGGCAGGCGACGGTGTTCCGTGCCGACACGCCCTCGCTGATCAGCCACTGGGACGCCACCTGCACGGTGCTGGGCGTGAAGTTCGACAGCGCGTGGCTGGATCGCGAGGCCGAGCGGGTGCTCGGCGGCGACCGGGTCACGCTGCGCGGCGAGCTGCCGGACCAGCTCGACCTGGCCGCCGGGCAGGGGCGCGCGTGGCGTCAGCTGGTCGGCAGCCTGGCGGCGAACCTGCACGAGCCCGGCCTCCTTGGCGACGTCGTGCGCGACCAGCTGGCCGGCGCGCTCGCGGCGAGTTTCCTGCTGGCCGGGTGCCCGGAGGCCGGCGCGGGCCCGGCGCCGCGCCCGCGGGCGATCAACCGGGTGCTGGACCAGCTGCACGACGACCCGGGCCGCCCCTGGACGGCGGGCGACATGGCCGAGGTGGCGGGCACCAGTGTCCGGCGCCTGCAGGAGGGGTTCCGGCAGTGGGTGGGCTGCAGCCCGACCGAGTACCTGCTGGGGATCCGGCTGCAGCGGGCCGACGCGGACCTGGCCGCCTCCGGGAGCACGGTCAGCGAGGTGGCGGCGCGCTGGGGCTTCTCCAGCGCCAGCCGGTTCGCGGCCGCCTACCGGCGCCGCTACGGCGTGCCGCCCGCGCAGGCGCACCGCTGA
- a CDS encoding roadblock/LC7 domain-containing protein, which yields MVAAVDGICIFADADESIDPAKISALAAADLGIARQASELAGQGSLNQTVVFSSDGYLAVYAIGRIALLVVLGDKGLNVGRLLFETRPVIDRIAKILTA from the coding sequence GTGGTCGCGGCGGTCGACGGGATCTGCATCTTCGCCGACGCGGACGAATCCATCGACCCCGCCAAGATCTCCGCGCTCGCCGCCGCCGACCTGGGCATCGCGCGCCAGGCCTCCGAGCTGGCCGGCCAGGGCTCGCTCAACCAGACCGTGGTGTTCAGCAGCGACGGCTACCTGGCCGTCTACGCCATCGGCCGGATCGCGCTGCTGGTGGTGCTCGGGGACAAGGGGCTCAACGTCGGGCGCCTGCTGTTCGAAACCCGGCCCGTCATCGACCGGATCGCGAAGATCCTGACCGCCTAG
- a CDS encoding class I SAM-dependent methyltransferase yields MSVPPTGLAATRAFFGPRAATWELKFPDDGPRYRRAVADLAPPAGGVVADIACGTGRALPELRDAVGPGGTVLGVDVTPEMLAEAAARGRHRVAALLLGDALHLPLKTGALDAVFAAGLVSHLPDPVAGLRELARVCRPGGRLALFHPVGRAALARRQGRELTPDDLRAEQNIRAALTAAGWRLDDIDDGEDRYLVLATVH; encoded by the coding sequence ATGAGCGTGCCACCGACCGGCCTCGCGGCGACGCGGGCCTTCTTCGGGCCCCGCGCGGCGACCTGGGAGCTGAAGTTCCCCGACGACGGGCCCCGCTACCGGCGTGCCGTCGCGGATCTGGCTCCGCCGGCAGGCGGGGTCGTCGCCGACATCGCGTGCGGCACCGGGCGCGCCCTGCCGGAGCTGCGGGACGCCGTCGGCCCCGGGGGGACGGTCCTCGGCGTCGACGTGACCCCCGAGATGCTCGCCGAGGCGGCCGCCCGCGGTCGTCACCGCGTGGCGGCGCTGCTCCTCGGCGACGCCCTGCACCTGCCGCTGAAGACCGGCGCCCTGGACGCCGTCTTCGCCGCCGGGCTGGTTTCGCACCTGCCCGACCCGGTCGCGGGGCTGCGGGAACTCGCCCGCGTGTGCCGGCCCGGCGGGCGCCTCGCCTTGTTCCACCCCGTCGGGCGGGCGGCGCTGGCGCGGCGGCAGGGCCGGGAGCTGACCCCGGACGACCTCCGCGCCGAACAGAACATCCGCGCCGCCCTCACCGCGGCCGGCTGGCGCCTGGACGACATCGACGACGGCGAGGACCGCTACCTCGTCCTCGCCACCGTCCACTGA
- a CDS encoding MSMEG_6728 family protein, which produces MQTFLPYPGFAETAQVLDTRRLGKQRVETLQVLRALTVPNYGWRHHPAAKMWTGYEEALTRYGLEVCRVWCAAGHTDTCAVKLTDDLARAVGLPQPRDEQALREAGEMPPWLGDPDFHRSHQSALLHKDPGHYKRFFDGVPDDLPYVWPASDRPSRLVHS; this is translated from the coding sequence ATGCAGACGTTCCTGCCCTACCCAGGGTTCGCCGAAACCGCGCAGGTGCTGGACACGCGGCGCCTCGGCAAGCAGCGCGTCGAGACGCTGCAGGTGCTGCGGGCGCTGACGGTGCCGAACTACGGGTGGCGGCACCACCCGGCGGCGAAGATGTGGACCGGCTACGAGGAGGCGCTGACCCGCTACGGGCTGGAGGTGTGCCGGGTGTGGTGCGCGGCCGGGCACACCGACACGTGCGCGGTGAAGCTGACCGACGACCTGGCGCGCGCGGTCGGGCTGCCGCAGCCGCGGGACGAGCAGGCGCTGCGGGAGGCGGGGGAGATGCCGCCGTGGCTCGGCGACCCGGACTTCCACCGCAGCCACCAGTCGGCGCTGCTGCACAAGGATCCCGGGCACTACAAGCGATTCTTCGACGGCGTGCCGGACGACCTGCCCTACGTGTGGCCGGCCTCGGACCGGCCGTCGCGACTGGTCCACTCGTGA
- a CDS encoding DMT family transporter, whose amino-acid sequence MDRRAMVAALTTVVLWASAFVAIRAAGEHFTPGALALGRLVAGTLTLLVFLVIRREGLPKREAWPGIAAAGVLWFGAYMVVLNWGEQLVDAGTAAMLVNVGPILIALLGGWLLREGFPGRLLAGLAVSFAGAVVVGLSMSGRGQAPVLGVVLCLLAAITYAGGVVSQKPALKHASALQVTTFGCLIGAVACLPFAGQLVDDLATAPAEATLSMLYLGVFPTALAFTTWAYALARTTAGKMGSTTYAVPAVVVLMSWAVLGEIPGWLSLAGGVLCLAGVAVSRAKREPVLTRQRL is encoded by the coding sequence ATGGACCGCCGCGCGATGGTCGCGGCCCTCACCACCGTCGTGCTCTGGGCGTCGGCCTTCGTGGCCATCCGGGCGGCCGGTGAGCACTTCACACCGGGCGCGCTGGCCCTCGGCAGGCTCGTCGCCGGCACGCTCACGCTCCTCGTCTTCCTGGTCATCCGGCGCGAAGGGCTGCCGAAACGCGAGGCGTGGCCGGGGATCGCGGCCGCGGGGGTGCTCTGGTTCGGCGCCTACATGGTCGTCCTGAACTGGGGCGAACAACTCGTCGACGCCGGCACGGCGGCCATGCTGGTCAACGTCGGCCCCATCCTGATCGCCCTGCTCGGCGGTTGGCTGCTGCGCGAGGGTTTCCCCGGACGGTTGCTCGCGGGGCTCGCCGTCTCCTTCGCCGGCGCCGTCGTCGTGGGACTGTCGATGTCCGGCCGCGGCCAGGCGCCCGTCCTCGGCGTGGTGCTCTGCCTGCTCGCGGCCATCACCTACGCGGGTGGCGTGGTCAGCCAGAAACCCGCCCTCAAGCACGCCTCGGCCCTCCAGGTCACCACCTTCGGCTGCCTGATCGGCGCCGTCGCGTGCCTGCCGTTCGCCGGGCAGCTCGTCGACGACCTCGCCACCGCGCCCGCCGAAGCCACCCTGAGCATGCTCTACCTCGGCGTGTTCCCGACCGCCCTCGCCTTCACGACCTGGGCGTACGCGCTCGCCCGCACGACCGCGGGGAAGATGGGCTCGACCACCTACGCCGTGCCGGCCGTGGTGGTGCTGATGTCGTGGGCCGTGCTCGGCGAGATCCCGGGCTGGCTCTCGCTGGCCGGCGGCGTTCTCTGCCTGGCCGGGGTGGCGGTCTCGCGCGCGAAACGTGAACCCGTGCTCACCCGGCAACGGTTGTGA
- a CDS encoding YkvA family protein has product MPGWLTGVLIAAGVMLGSWVLLIFLPKLLPPGLARDLARFLPDCVITVKRLRKDPRVPLRAKVAVVFAGLWVLSPVDLIPEFLPVIGPLDDVVVVALALRYAARRVPREVLDEAWPGNRDLLDRLVGRRGGKSPDTETSGE; this is encoded by the coding sequence GTGCCTGGCTGGCTCACGGGCGTCCTGATCGCGGCTGGGGTCATGCTTGGCTCGTGGGTGCTGCTGATCTTCCTCCCGAAACTACTCCCACCGGGGCTGGCCAGGGATCTCGCGCGCTTCCTGCCGGACTGTGTGATCACCGTCAAGCGGCTCCGCAAGGATCCGCGCGTGCCGCTGCGGGCGAAGGTCGCCGTGGTGTTCGCGGGGCTTTGGGTGCTGTCGCCGGTCGACCTGATCCCCGAGTTCCTGCCGGTCATCGGGCCGCTCGACGACGTCGTCGTCGTGGCGCTGGCCTTGCGGTACGCGGCGCGGCGCGTGCCACGGGAGGTGCTCGACGAGGCGTGGCCCGGCAACCGTGACCTGCTGGACCGGCTCGTCGGGCGCCGTGGCGGAAAATCGCCGGACACCGAAACGTCCGGGGAATAG
- a CDS encoding ABC-three component system protein has protein sequence MAASTHGAGPSAVGYQHQTWWALVELLRAGPERPDAAITLELHDDVAWEENGSPTELLQVKHHQRAQRSLTDSSVDVWRTLRVWMDEANPGDPDGPKLVLVTTQTAGVGSAMEALRPRGRNASAALTALENIASTSRSQETDSSRKQFLALSSSERRTFVSRIVVLDGSPSIDDASESVRIPLHWTLPMGHEDLFLSLVWRWWDQQALAMLQGRLARVDVSAAQQAIAEIRDRFTMDNLPTLVELVGLNVGDIERDHASHAFVHQMRWVDYPPKNLQKAMIDYYRAYTQTARWLDEDLIGVADLTRFELELIDEWERQFEWMLDELDPDADEAAKKKAGKLLLRELLDRTGITIRARYQDPFFARGQRHMLADRGKVGWHPDFQVRLEQLLQVSA, from the coding sequence ATGGCAGCCTCCACGCATGGCGCTGGCCCCAGTGCCGTGGGGTACCAGCATCAGACGTGGTGGGCGCTTGTCGAACTGTTGCGCGCCGGCCCCGAGCGCCCCGATGCCGCGATCACCCTGGAGCTCCACGACGATGTGGCGTGGGAGGAGAACGGTAGCCCGACCGAGTTGCTGCAGGTGAAGCACCATCAACGGGCTCAGCGGTCGTTGACCGACAGTTCTGTCGACGTGTGGCGGACGCTCAGAGTGTGGATGGATGAGGCGAACCCCGGCGACCCGGACGGTCCGAAGTTGGTCCTCGTCACGACGCAGACAGCCGGCGTAGGTTCCGCGATGGAGGCACTGCGACCTCGCGGGCGCAACGCCTCTGCCGCGCTCACTGCCCTGGAGAACATCGCCAGTACCTCGCGGAGCCAGGAAACTGACTCTTCGCGCAAGCAGTTCCTGGCACTCAGCTCGTCAGAACGGCGGACGTTCGTCTCCCGGATCGTCGTGCTCGACGGCTCACCGTCGATCGATGACGCGTCGGAATCGGTCCGGATCCCGCTGCACTGGACGCTGCCAATGGGACACGAGGACCTGTTCCTGAGCCTGGTGTGGCGATGGTGGGACCAGCAGGCGCTGGCGATGCTCCAGGGGCGGCTCGCCCGTGTGGATGTGAGTGCGGCCCAGCAGGCGATCGCGGAGATCCGCGACCGCTTCACCATGGACAACCTGCCGACCCTGGTTGAACTGGTCGGCCTGAACGTCGGCGATATCGAACGCGATCACGCGTCACACGCCTTCGTACACCAGATGCGCTGGGTGGATTACCCGCCGAAGAACTTGCAGAAGGCCATGATCGACTACTACCGCGCGTACACCCAGACCGCGCGCTGGCTTGACGAGGACCTCATCGGGGTCGCAGACCTCACTCGATTCGAGCTCGAGCTCATCGACGAATGGGAACGCCAGTTCGAGTGGATGCTCGACGAGCTTGACCCTGACGCGGACGAGGCTGCCAAGAAGAAGGCCGGGAAGCTGCTGCTTCGGGAGCTGCTCGACCGGACCGGAATCACGATTCGCGCCAGGTACCAGGATCCGTTCTTCGCGCGCGGTCAACGTCACATGCTTGCCGACCGGGGCAAGGTTGGCTGGCATCCGGACTTCCAGGTGCGCCTGGAGCAGCTGCTTCAGGTCAGCGCATGA
- a CDS encoding three component ABC system middle component: MPKWAERSPVAAAMLNPALIAAILAAAAEDYRKESGRGMPWELAFIVSPLVLHRATREALPSSIRTHLANWISANPALHAGFPSRARNLTAPIKEGLRFGLTHHILTLEGAVLLGQIKRPRGFSTPDELRDLLRPARLTGRWLSKADATSTVFALFGVAP; encoded by the coding sequence ATGCCGAAGTGGGCTGAGCGATCGCCCGTGGCCGCCGCCATGTTGAATCCCGCGCTGATCGCTGCGATCCTCGCCGCGGCTGCCGAGGACTACCGCAAGGAATCTGGACGCGGGATGCCCTGGGAACTGGCTTTCATCGTCTCCCCCTTGGTGCTCCATCGGGCAACACGAGAAGCCTTGCCGAGCTCGATTCGAACACACCTGGCCAACTGGATATCAGCCAACCCCGCCCTGCACGCTGGGTTTCCGTCGCGCGCGAGGAACCTCACCGCGCCGATCAAGGAGGGCCTCCGATTCGGCCTGACCCACCACATCCTCACTCTCGAAGGTGCAGTCCTCTTGGGACAGATCAAACGACCACGCGGCTTCTCGACTCCCGACGAACTCCGCGACCTCCTACGGCCCGCCCGCCTAACCGGCCGCTGGTTGTCGAAAGCTGATGCAACCTCAACCGTATTCGCCCTCTTCGGTGTGGCTCCCTGA
- a CDS encoding DUF3732 domain-containing protein has protein sequence MQINEIVLYNATGEKRSVEFTLGELNIVTGDSKTGKSALLDIVEYCLGRDTLQMPVGPITRTVVWYATLFELGDGGRAFVARPAPQPGRASTQRAMLEFGADLSAPEFADLAVNADSRSVREQLGRRIGIEENSHQPPPGSSRPALEANLGHAALLCFQRQSEIANRDLLFHRQGEQGMTQALKDTIPYFIGAVPRDQALKRARLAAARRQLRSLQAQHQRALEAADSADARLNELWSEAYTLGMVSDRVMPDRTVAVERLRTAITASDYAQPATPELINREVELQRRQESLRDQLRALSAERALLVQQDDSETDYASAVRTQAARLTSLNLLDFQGSDESARDSAPCPVCGNELAEPDPTARDLKQSLDQLNSALEGIDAARPARRAALERVDERLATVRAELRTADAAVRAVHSTNNATDNLPDSTRRDFARGRIHATLAALPTGSAYQLERLREQVESMQDHISSLEAELDPAEEREQLTSRLVTISHDMTRWAEQLRLEHGDGGSVRLDLNRLTVVADTEAGPAPLPRIGSGENWIGYHLVTHLALHRYFVRQQRPVPRLLMLDQPTQVWFRSEVDQNSGTPAGDNDREAARRLFQLIHDVTAELAPHMQVIVCDHANLSEGWFQRSVRHNWRGDTKLIPSHWLSAIDSEDQEQ, from the coding sequence ATGCAGATCAACGAGATCGTCCTGTACAACGCCACTGGCGAGAAGCGCTCCGTCGAATTCACGCTGGGCGAGCTGAACATCGTCACCGGGGATTCGAAGACCGGTAAGAGTGCGTTGCTCGACATCGTCGAGTACTGCCTCGGCCGAGACACACTGCAGATGCCGGTTGGTCCTATCACGAGAACCGTCGTTTGGTACGCCACCCTCTTTGAACTCGGAGACGGCGGACGAGCCTTCGTCGCCCGGCCCGCACCTCAGCCGGGTAGGGCGTCGACACAGCGGGCAATGCTCGAGTTCGGAGCAGACCTGTCCGCGCCGGAATTCGCTGATCTTGCCGTCAACGCCGACTCGCGCAGCGTTCGCGAGCAACTGGGCCGGCGCATCGGCATCGAAGAGAACTCCCATCAACCTCCTCCGGGTTCGTCCCGGCCGGCGCTCGAAGCGAACCTCGGCCACGCGGCGCTTCTCTGCTTCCAGCGCCAGAGCGAGATCGCGAACCGGGACCTCCTGTTCCACCGCCAGGGCGAACAGGGCATGACCCAAGCCCTCAAGGACACCATCCCGTACTTCATCGGCGCGGTACCGCGCGACCAGGCGCTCAAGCGCGCCCGGCTCGCAGCCGCTCGACGTCAACTGCGTTCGCTGCAGGCCCAGCACCAGCGAGCCCTCGAGGCCGCCGACTCAGCTGACGCTCGTCTCAACGAGTTGTGGAGTGAGGCCTACACCCTGGGCATGGTCAGCGACCGGGTCATGCCGGACCGCACCGTCGCGGTCGAGCGTTTGCGGACGGCCATCACGGCGAGCGACTACGCGCAGCCCGCCACGCCCGAATTGATCAACCGGGAGGTCGAGCTCCAACGACGTCAAGAGTCGCTCCGAGACCAGCTTCGCGCCCTGAGCGCTGAACGAGCACTCCTCGTACAACAGGATGACAGCGAGACGGACTACGCCTCCGCCGTACGGACTCAAGCCGCCAGGCTCACCAGTCTGAATCTGCTCGATTTCCAAGGCAGCGACGAGAGTGCTCGTGACTCCGCTCCGTGTCCCGTTTGCGGCAACGAACTCGCGGAACCGGACCCGACCGCACGGGACCTCAAGCAGAGCCTCGATCAGCTGAACTCCGCCCTCGAGGGAATCGATGCGGCGCGTCCGGCACGACGCGCCGCGCTCGAACGAGTCGACGAACGGCTCGCTACCGTCCGAGCGGAACTACGTACGGCCGACGCAGCTGTCCGCGCGGTCCATTCCACCAACAACGCCACAGACAACCTACCCGACTCGACACGGCGCGACTTCGCCCGCGGGCGCATCCACGCCACACTCGCCGCCCTGCCCACGGGTTCGGCTTACCAACTGGAACGCCTCCGCGAGCAGGTCGAGTCCATGCAGGACCACATCTCCAGCCTTGAGGCCGAGCTCGACCCGGCTGAGGAGCGGGAACAACTCACCTCCCGGCTCGTCACCATCAGCCACGACATGACCAGGTGGGCGGAACAGCTCCGATTGGAGCACGGTGACGGCGGCAGTGTCCGCCTGGATCTCAACCGGCTCACCGTGGTCGCCGACACCGAGGCCGGTCCCGCGCCATTGCCACGGATCGGAAGCGGCGAGAACTGGATCGGCTACCACCTCGTCACCCACCTCGCACTCCACCGCTACTTCGTACGCCAGCAACGTCCGGTTCCCCGGCTACTCATGCTCGATCAACCCACCCAGGTCTGGTTCCGGTCAGAAGTCGACCAGAATTCCGGGACACCCGCCGGTGACAACGACCGAGAAGCAGCCCGGCGTCTCTTCCAACTGATTCATGACGTCACCGCCGAACTGGCCCCGCACATGCAGGTCATCGTCTGCGACCACGCCAACCTGTCCGAAGGCTGGTTCCAGCGATCGGTACGCCACAACTGGCGAGGAGACACGAAGCTGATTCCAAGCCATTGGCTTAGTGCCATCGATTCCGAGGACCAGGAGCAGTGA
- a CDS encoding ImmA/IrrE family metallo-endopeptidase: MNNVNLDECVDRAVCHLDAAVRARFAADPHGTLRGDLGLTARAAEHLSSRRGDGGVCDGVSFLRDDVILYAPTPFSRRENFTLAHELGHWLVEQADELYDWLADQPEPGRLLETLCDRIAQQLVLPASAVDLVLNQGSLQAHHVLALYRMSHASIPACAIGLAGRLPHVGAVVIADHETVQYASVQPDVESGWPVVIPWPGQAVPDGHPFRTMQAGSELTRKTFWSTAWGEREDYYVDAVSDGKRIIAIFSDIDTWNCEQLHLDQPREFDQRPIRTIHCCQGEQAVRGYPCPDCGEPFCPICGKCRCQRAAAREQPCSKCTLNYQPQLLVDGLCVECRD, from the coding sequence GTGAACAACGTGAATCTTGATGAATGCGTCGACCGCGCGGTCTGTCATCTCGATGCCGCAGTGCGCGCTCGATTCGCGGCCGACCCGCACGGCACGCTGCGAGGTGACCTGGGGCTGACTGCTCGAGCAGCTGAGCACCTGTCGAGCCGTCGCGGCGACGGCGGTGTTTGCGACGGGGTGTCGTTCCTGCGAGATGATGTCATTTTGTATGCGCCGACGCCGTTCAGCCGACGCGAGAATTTCACCTTGGCGCACGAGCTCGGACACTGGTTGGTCGAGCAGGCGGACGAGCTGTACGACTGGCTTGCCGACCAGCCCGAACCGGGACGGCTGCTGGAAACACTGTGTGATCGAATCGCGCAGCAACTGGTGTTGCCGGCAAGCGCGGTCGACCTCGTGCTCAACCAGGGCTCCCTGCAGGCACATCACGTGCTCGCTTTGTACCGCATGAGCCATGCCAGTATCCCGGCTTGTGCGATCGGGCTGGCCGGCAGGCTTCCGCACGTAGGCGCGGTCGTCATCGCCGATCACGAAACGGTGCAGTACGCGAGCGTGCAGCCCGATGTCGAGTCGGGCTGGCCGGTAGTGATCCCGTGGCCAGGGCAGGCCGTCCCCGATGGGCACCCCTTCCGGACCATGCAGGCGGGATCCGAGCTGACGAGAAAGACCTTCTGGAGCACGGCGTGGGGTGAGCGCGAGGACTACTACGTCGACGCCGTAAGCGACGGCAAGCGCATCATCGCCATCTTCTCCGACATCGACACCTGGAACTGCGAGCAGCTCCACCTCGATCAGCCGCGAGAGTTCGACCAGCGTCCGATCAGGACGATCCACTGCTGCCAGGGCGAACAGGCCGTCCGCGGCTATCCCTGCCCAGACTGCGGGGAGCCGTTCTGCCCGATATGCGGGAAGTGCCGGTGTCAGCGCGCCGCCGCTCGAGAGCAGCCGTGCAGCAAGTGCACCTTGAATTACCAGCCGCAACTGCTTGTGGACGGACTCTGTGTGGAGTGTCGGGACTAA
- a CDS encoding RNA polymerase sigma factor — MAQPDWAALYQRHKDAMHRVAASVLREAGLADRANDAVSEAMTSLISAPPAGVRNWEAVMVTAAKRKALDLLRSAAARHAGPEFGPEHDHADTVDIAEDAAERIDRERLGAVVWDGLAVLDDRHRRVAWEYIALGRPRDDVAVELGVSPGRVSQMARRALEELRLYLDEQGGAA, encoded by the coding sequence GTGGCTCAACCAGACTGGGCAGCGCTGTACCAGCGGCACAAGGATGCCATGCACCGGGTCGCGGCGTCAGTGTTGCGTGAGGCCGGGCTCGCCGATCGAGCGAACGACGCCGTCAGCGAGGCGATGACGTCTCTCATCAGCGCGCCTCCGGCGGGGGTGCGGAACTGGGAAGCGGTCATGGTGACGGCGGCCAAGCGTAAGGCTCTCGACCTGCTCCGTTCGGCTGCGGCGCGCCATGCCGGACCCGAGTTCGGTCCCGAACATGACCATGCGGACACGGTCGACATCGCCGAGGACGCTGCTGAGCGGATCGACCGGGAACGACTGGGAGCAGTGGTCTGGGACGGACTGGCGGTTCTCGACGATCGGCACCGGAGAGTGGCATGGGAGTACATCGCCTTGGGGCGGCCCCGTGATGACGTGGCGGTTGAGCTGGGCGTATCGCCTGGCCGGGTCAGCCAGATGGCCAGGCGCGCGCTGGAGGAGTTGCGACTCTACCTCGATGAGCAAGGAGGTGCCGCATGA
- a CDS encoding winged helix-turn-helix domain-containing protein, with protein sequence MTEEQRTPHYLYRVVFEQFKARIESGELAPNTPLPAERRLAAELGVALGTLRHATQLLREEGLVVTIPSKGTFVREASARSS encoded by the coding sequence ATGACGGAAGAACAGCGAACGCCGCATTATCTCTATCGGGTGGTTTTCGAGCAGTTCAAAGCCCGCATCGAATCCGGCGAACTCGCGCCCAACACACCGCTTCCGGCCGAACGGCGCCTGGCAGCGGAACTTGGGGTCGCACTTGGCACCCTTCGCCATGCGACTCAGCTCCTCCGGGAGGAGGGGCTTGTGGTCACTATCCCGTCGAAGGGAACCTTCGTCCGCGAAGCCAGCGCCCGGTCGTCCTAG